The genomic window GCCGCGGTAGAACACCGTGCGATAGCCGAGGCCGCCGTCCTTGGGGAAGGTCTCCACGCCGCCCAGCACGAGCTCGCCGCCGATCCGCGAGACGAAGGGGTCCTGGAGCTTCAGGCGCGGCGCGCCCGCCAGCGGCCGCCAGCGGCCGCGGCTCTTCTCGAAGAAGATCACCTCGGACTCCTCGCTGTCGCGCGCCTCGACGCGGGCCGCCATGACCTCGACCGCGCGTCCGCGGAAACTCGTCTTGAAGGGAGCCGTGGGATTGTAGGCGTCGCGGCCGCCGATCCCGGTGAAGCGCAGCTTGCGGCCGCTCGCGGCCCGGCCCTCGGCACGATAATCCGCGACGAGCCCTTCGACGCCCGCCGGCGCGGCCGGCGCCGGGGCGACGGGATCGGAGTCCGAGTCCCGCTTCGGGACGCCTCCGGCGTAAAGCGCGTCGAGGCGTCCGGGCATTTCCGCCGCCGGAGCGAGTGCCAGCGCCTGGATCAGCGCGGCGCGCGCGAGCACCGCCGTCGCCGCGGGGACGGGGACCGGCGCCGCGGCCGGCGCGGGAACGAGCGACGGGACCAGACCGAGCGCCGGGGCGCTCATCGGCGAGAGCGAAGGCGCCCCCATCGTCATCCCCAACGCGGGGATGACGCCCGTCGCCGGGATGGAACCCGTCGCGCCCGCCTTGCCCGCCGGACCGACGGTCTGCGCCGCCGCCTCGTGAAAAGGCGCGCTAAGGAGGACGGCGAGGGCCGCGGACTTCCTGAAAAGTCTCACTGTTCCAAGGATATCATCCGCGCCGTTCCAAGGCCTGGGCAGTTAGGGACGACGGGGGCAGGCATAAGGCCTAGCCTCTGAAATGAGGAGCGGGCCCGCTCGTCGCGGGCCCGCTCCATTATTCGAATCAGGGACGGCCTGTACCCCGGATTCTGTCCACCCTTGCGGGCTCGAGGACCATTTCTCTCAGCGGCTACCGGGCGGCCGTGTGGGATCAGCGAAGCTGATCCACCTGACGCGAGCAGCGTCCTCCGCCCAACTGCCTTGCTCCCGACGGGGTTTACCTATGCGCGGCGCCTTGCGGCGCCGCCGGTGGGCTCTTACCCCACCTTTTCACCCTTACCCCCACGTTGAGGGCGGTAACTTTCTGTGGTACTTTCCGTCGACGGGGCTTCTCGTCCCCGCCTCCCCGCCTTTCGACGGGCGTCGCGCTCATCGGAGTCCGGAAGTTCCTCCAACCCTCGCGGGTCAGCGGCCCTCCGGCCGTCCCTGAAATCGTTTAAGCCGCGGCCGTGGGAACGAGCAGCTCGGGCTTGTAAAGGATGCGCTGGCAGCTCTCGCAGGTGACCAGGCTCTTGAGCTTGGCGATCTCGAGGATGATGCCCGGAGTGAGATTGATTTGGCACGAGCCGCAGTGGCCGCCGACGACCGGCACGACGGCGTCGGGCTTGCCGCGCCCGCGGATGTGGTTGTAGACCTTCATCTCCGACGGAGCCACGGCGGCGGCCGCCGCGTCGCGCCCCGTCTTCTCGGTCCCGAAGCGTCCCTTCGCGTGAGACATCTCGGCCTCGAGCTTCTCCAAGTCCTTCTTGGAGAACTCCTCGGTCTTCTTGAACTCGGCGGTCGCGGCCTTCTCCTCGGCCTTGGCCTTGTCGAGGTCCTCCATGATCTGGAGGATCTCGGTCTCGATGTCGCCGGCCGCGGCCTTCTCGGCCTCGATCTCGGCCTGCATCGCCTTGTACGCGTCGTTCGACTTCAGATCGTTGAGCTGGGCGGAGTGCTTGCGCGCGGCCTCGTCCTTGGCGGCCACGTCGAGCTCCTTGGCTTTTTTCTTCTTCTCGAGGTCGAGTATGCGCGCCTTCGCCTCGTTCATGTGGCGCTTCTCGCCCTCGAGGTCGGCCTTGAGCGCGGCGATGCGCGGAGGCACGGCGTCGATCTCTTTCTGGATGGCGTCGAGGACGTTGTCCTTGAGCTGGAGGGCGACCAGGGCGAGTAAGGCTTCTTTGGTCAGTGCCATAGGATAGGTCCAGTATAGGATATTTCCCTCGGAGGATGGCTGAAATGGTGCGGCACTCCCCGCAGGGGGTTCTCGCCATGAAGATCGCCTCGGCGTTCCTGGCGCTCCTGATCGCCTTGCCCCCGCAGCTCTCCGCGGCGGACGCGGACGTCGAAACCTCGACGTCCTCCGCCGCGGTTCTCATTTCCACCGCGCCCCTCGCCGAGCCGGTCACGGTCACCGCCCCGCGCCTGTCGGAAAAACAGGTCCTGGAGACGGCCCGCACGGCCGGGGCCGGAGCCGCCGTCGCCGGGACCGGCCTGATGGCCTACGCCGCGTTCTTCACCGCCGGGGGCCCCTTCGGCTGGGCGGCCGCCTTGCTCTTCCTCGGGGGCATGACGGCGTACATGTCCCACCGCCGCCTGCAGGGGAAGGAGGATTTCTCCTGGAGCGCGCCGCCGGCGGGATCCGAGAAAGCGGCGAAGAAGCCCCGCCCATAACAGGTCCAAAGAGACGCCGCGCCTGGGACTTTCGCCTCATACCGTCGGGCGGCGCGATGGCGTATGATGACCCGGCATGAAAAAGCTTCTCCTCCCCGTCCTGCTGCTGTGCGCGTCGAACGCGGCCGCGCAGATCGTCCGCGTCGGCTGCACGCCGGTCGAGGCCGAGCCGATGAGCACGGAGGAGCTCGAGCGCGATCACAAGCCGCTGCTGCGCGGCGAAGGCGCGGCGGTCGCCCTTCTCGCGCGGGCGCCCCGCGTGGAATGGGACCTGGGCGAGAAGAGGACGGCGCGCCTGGGCGTGTATCTCACCCGGGCCTGCGCCTTGGGGCTGAGCGTGTCGGTCGTCCCCGGCGGGGAGCTCTCCTCGCCGTACCCCGACTCGGCCATCGCGGAGCTTTCCCGCATGCTGAAGAACGGCGCCCCGGACTGGGCGCTGTCCGTCACGCCGCCCAATACCATCTCGGTCCGCAAAGGCGCGCAGGTCCACTCCACCGATCTGCCGAAGCTGCTTCAGCGCCGCCTCGACGCGGCGACGGTCATCGCAATGAACGGCTCGCCCGTTCGCGTCATCTTCGACGGCTGGCTCCTGTTCATCGTGCCGGAGAACGCCGAAAAAGCGCTCAACTTGTCCGTCCGGTCCAGCGTTTATCCTTGGGCCTATTATGACCTGACGCCCTACGGCCTTCCCCGCCTCGTCGCCCGCTTCGACAAAGACCAAGCCGTCCTCTGGGCCCTCCCCTAAAGCGCAACTGACGGTACCGTCAGTTCAAGGCCTGAGGATGATGGGGGATGATAAAGAACGAAGCCGTTCGCCTCTTTCTCGTTTCAGCCGTTAAAAAATTGAGAGAGGCGAACGGCTTGGGCAGTACAGGATTTGAACCTGTGACCCTTGTCGTGTGAGGACAATGCTCTACCGCTGAGCTAACTGCCCGTCGGAAGACGCCGAACGGCGGACATTATAGCATAGCGCCGACGGGGTCTAGAAGGACGCGAACCAGTCGTAGATCCGCGAGGGGATCTCCTTGATGTAGTTGCGCGTCTCCTTCGGGGCCACGCGGTCGAGGGCCGCGGCGCCGTACTTGCGCACGGTCCGCTGGACGTTGCCGATGCCCCAGTTGTAGGAGGCGAGCACCATCTTGAGCTTCTCGGCGGGGACCTTGGACAGGTCGGACATGTCCAGGTTCATCTTGAAGAAGGAGTTCGCGATCCAGTTCAGGTACTTCACGCCGGCCTTGATGTTCGCGGCGGGATCGTAGAGGCTGCCGCGCACGCCCATGTCGGCGGCGGTCTCGGGCATGAGCTGCATCAGGCCCGTGGCGCCGGACCCGCTATTGCGCGCGTTCCTGCGGAAGTTGGATTCCTGGTTGATGACGGACAGGACGATCATCGGGTCAACCTTCTGGCGCCGGCCCTCGGCGATGGCGGTGTCGATGATCTTGGGGCTGACGCCCTGCGACCGGAGCAAGGAGCGGATCTTGTCGTAGCGGGCGGGATCGTTGGCGGGCAGCGGCGGCTCGGCGAGGACGGCGCCGTCGTTGGCCGGCGCGGCGAAGGAGCCGGGGACGGCGCGGGAGTTGTCGAACGCGAAGCCCCACGAAGCCTGCGGCCTCAGGCTGGCCGAGCGAACCGCCTTCACCTGGGACTCGACGCGCTGCGCGGAGAGCTGTTGGCGCAGGGCCAGCACGAAATCGATCTCCGAGGCCTTGGCGGCGGAGAACTTCTCGAACGACGACGCGCCGGCGGCGAAGCGCGGGGCCTCGCCGTACAGGCTGCGCAGCAGGACGGCCTTCCAGTCGCCGAAATCCTTCTTGGCCTTCTCGAGCTGGGCCGGGTCCTTGGCGGCGGCCGCCGCCGCCTTGAGGTCGTTGAGACGGGGCGTGAAGCGCACGGTCACCTGCGGAAGGGGCACGGTCTGGGGCAGGAGGGCGGCGCGGGTCGCCTCGATCTCCGCGATGAATGCGGCACGGGCGTTCTCGTTG from Elusimicrobiota bacterium includes these protein-coding regions:
- a CDS encoding transglycosylase SLT domain-containing protein, whose amino-acid sequence is MKTYMLLAAMILAPFGASAAVPVNENARAAFIAEIEATRAALLPQTVPLPQVTVRFTPRLNDLKAAAAAAKDPAQLEKAKKDFGDWKAVLLRSLYGEAPRFAAGASSFEKFSAAKASEIDFVLALRQQLSAQRVESQVKAVRSASLRPQASWGFAFDNSRAVPGSFAAPANDGAVLAEPPLPANDPARYDKIRSLLRSQGVSPKIIDTAIAEGRRQKVDPMIVLSVINQESNFRRNARNSGSGATGLMQLMPETAADMGVRGSLYDPAANIKAGVKYLNWIANSFFKMNLDMSDLSKVPAEKLKMVLASYNWGIGNVQRTVRKYGAAALDRVAPKETRNYIKEIPSRIYDWFASF